Proteins encoded within one genomic window of Nordella sp. HKS 07:
- a CDS encoding acyl carrier protein: protein MSEKIEAELRNVLNELGLVQDVAGEVDEDIVFADLNADSLTLMDLCVALEERYDFIVEPADVMKQATLSNLARFIATRRPERA, encoded by the coding sequence ATGAGTGAGAAAATCGAAGCCGAGCTGCGCAATGTTTTGAATGAGCTGGGGCTTGTTCAAGACGTTGCCGGCGAGGTGGACGAAGATATCGTATTCGCCGACCTCAATGCCGACAGCCTGACGCTGATGGATCTCTGCGTCGCGCTCGAGGAGCGTTATGATTTCATCGTCGAGCCGGCGGATGTGATGAAGCAGGCGACCTTGAGCAATCTGGCGCGCTTCATTGCGACGCGGCGGCCCGAGCGCGCCTGA
- a CDS encoding phosphoserine transaminase has product MTTIEKPAVRPANPHFSSGPCAKIPGWSPDLLSQALTGRSHRSSEGKARLKQAITLTREILEVPDSHLIGIVPASDTGAVEMALWSLLGPRPVDLLAWESFGDGWVSDVLKQLKLKDARALKAGYGELPDLGAVDFDHDVVFTWNGTTSGVCVPDADWIPADRQGLTICDATSAAFAQALDFTKLDVTTFSWQKVLGGEGAHGMIILSPRAVERLESYVPAWPIPKIFRMTQGGKLIAGIFSGETINTPSMLCVEDYLVALNWAKGIGGLKVLRGRASTNASVIDKWIAERPFAHHLVKDEKTRSNTSVCLTLDGGESVPKSMVKLLEAERAAFDIGAYRDAPPGLRIWCGATVETSDVEALVPWLDWAYAEATR; this is encoded by the coding sequence ATGACGACGATCGAGAAACCGGCTGTGCGGCCGGCTAATCCGCATTTTTCTTCCGGCCCGTGCGCGAAAATACCGGGCTGGTCACCAGATCTCCTCTCACAGGCACTGACCGGCCGCTCGCACCGATCGAGCGAAGGCAAGGCGCGCCTCAAGCAGGCGATCACGCTGACGCGCGAGATCCTCGAAGTTCCCGACAGCCATTTGATCGGCATCGTGCCGGCTTCCGACACCGGCGCGGTGGAGATGGCGCTGTGGTCGTTGCTCGGCCCGCGCCCCGTCGATCTTCTCGCCTGGGAAAGCTTCGGCGATGGCTGGGTCAGCGACGTGCTCAAGCAGCTCAAGCTCAAGGACGCGCGCGCCCTCAAAGCCGGCTATGGCGAGCTGCCCGATCTCGGCGCCGTCGATTTCGATCACGATGTCGTCTTCACCTGGAACGGCACGACGTCGGGCGTGTGCGTGCCCGATGCCGACTGGATACCCGCCGACCGCCAGGGCCTCACCATCTGCGACGCGACGTCGGCCGCCTTCGCGCAAGCGCTCGATTTCACCAAGCTCGATGTCACCACCTTCTCCTGGCAGAAGGTGCTGGGCGGTGAGGGCGCTCATGGCATGATCATCCTTTCCCCGCGTGCCGTCGAGCGGCTCGAAAGCTACGTGCCGGCCTGGCCCATCCCCAAGATCTTCCGCATGACACAAGGCGGCAAGCTCATCGCCGGAATCTTCTCAGGAGAGACCATCAACACGCCCTCGATGCTGTGCGTCGAGGATTACCTGGTGGCGCTCAACTGGGCGAAGGGCATAGGCGGGCTCAAAGTGCTGCGCGGCAGGGCCAGCACCAATGCGTCGGTGATCGACAAGTGGATCGCGGAGCGTCCCTTCGCGCATCACCTCGTCAAGGACGAGAAAACGCGCTCCAACACGTCGGTGTGCCTTACCCTCGATGGCGGCGAGAGCGTACCGAAGTCGATGGTGAAGCTGCTCGAAGCCGAGCGCGCCGCCTTCGATATCGGCGCCTATCGCGACGCGCCGCCGGGCTTGCGCATCTGGTGCGGCGCGACCGTCGAGACATCAGATGTCGAGGCGCTGGTCCCCTGGCTCGACTGGGCATACGCCGAAGCCACCCGCTGA
- the serA gene encoding phosphoglycerate dehydrogenase, protein MKPRVLVSDKLSEASVQIFRDRGIDVDYKPDLGKDKDALLAAIADYDGLAIRSATKVSPKLIAAAAKLKVIGRAGIGVDNVDIPAATARGIIVMNTPFGNAITTAEHAISLMMALARQIPEANASTHAGKWEKNRFMGVELFNKTLGVIGCGNIGAIVADRALGLRMKVIAFDPFLSAERAIEIGVEKVELDDVLRRSDFITLHTPLTDKTRGIIDKAAIAKMKKGVRIINCARGGLVVEEALNEALKSGHVAGAALDVFETEPATQHPFFGLENVVATPHLGASTAEAQENVAIQIAEQMADYLITGAVSNALNMPSISADEAPRLRPFIAVAEKLGSFAGQLTDEPITGIVIEYAGEVGDMNTRALTSAALAGVLKPMLGDVNMVSAPVVAKERGIKVDEVRQTQRGAYETYIRLTIKTANMERSVAGTVFSDGKPRIIQIKGIELESEFGPHMLYVTNMDKPGFIGALGMLLGNAGVNIATFHLGRQAQGQDAICLVQIDEPVPDEVLAAVERLAQVKQAKRLAF, encoded by the coding sequence ATGAAACCCCGTGTACTCGTTTCCGACAAGCTGTCCGAAGCCTCGGTCCAGATCTTCCGCGACCGCGGCATCGACGTCGATTACAAGCCCGATCTGGGCAAGGACAAGGATGCGCTGCTCGCGGCGATCGCCGATTACGACGGCCTGGCCATCCGCTCGGCGACGAAAGTGTCGCCGAAACTCATCGCCGCGGCGGCGAAACTCAAGGTGATCGGCCGCGCCGGCATCGGCGTCGACAATGTCGACATACCCGCTGCGACGGCGCGCGGCATCATCGTGATGAACACGCCCTTCGGCAATGCCATCACCACCGCCGAGCATGCGATCTCGCTGATGATGGCGCTGGCGCGTCAGATCCCGGAAGCCAATGCCTCGACCCATGCCGGCAAATGGGAGAAGAACCGCTTCATGGGCGTCGAGCTCTTCAACAAGACGCTGGGCGTGATCGGTTGCGGCAACATCGGCGCCATCGTCGCCGACCGGGCGCTCGGCCTCAGAATGAAGGTCATCGCCTTCGATCCCTTCCTGTCGGCGGAGCGCGCGATCGAGATCGGCGTCGAGAAGGTGGAGCTCGACGACGTCCTGCGCCGCTCGGATTTCATCACGCTGCACACGCCGCTCACCGACAAGACGCGCGGCATCATCGACAAGGCGGCGATCGCAAAGATGAAGAAGGGCGTGCGCATCATCAATTGCGCCCGTGGCGGCCTCGTCGTCGAGGAGGCGCTCAATGAGGCGCTGAAATCCGGCCATGTGGCGGGTGCGGCGCTGGACGTGTTCGAGACCGAACCCGCCACCCAGCATCCGTTCTTCGGGCTCGAGAATGTCGTCGCCACGCCGCATCTCGGCGCCTCGACGGCGGAAGCGCAGGAGAATGTCGCCATCCAGATCGCCGAGCAGATGGCCGACTATCTGATCACCGGCGCGGTCTCCAACGCGCTCAACATGCCCTCGATTTCGGCGGACGAAGCGCCGCGCCTCAGGCCCTTCATCGCCGTCGCTGAAAAGCTCGGCTCTTTCGCCGGCCAGCTCACCGACGAGCCGATCACCGGTATCGTCATCGAATATGCGGGCGAGGTCGGCGACATGAATACGCGCGCCCTCACGTCGGCGGCCCTTGCCGGTGTGCTCAAGCCGATGCTGGGCGATGTGAACATGGTTTCGGCGCCGGTGGTGGCGAAGGAGCGCGGCATCAAGGTGGACGAAGTACGCCAGACCCAGCGCGGCGCCTACGAGACCTATATCCGGCTCACCATCAAGACGGCGAATATGGAGCGCTCGGTGGCGGGAACGGTGTTTTCCGACGGCAAGCCGCGCATCATCCAGATAAAGGGCATCGAGCTCGAATCGGAATTCGGCCCGCACATGCTCTATGTGACCAATATGGACAAGCCGGGATTTATCGGCGCGCTCGGCATGCTGCTCGGCAATGCCGGCGTCAATATCGCGACTTTCCATCTCGGCCGCCAGGCGCAGGGCCAGGACGCCATCTGCCTCGTCCAGATCGACGAGCCGGTGCCGGATGAGGTGCTGGCGGCGGTCGAAAGGCTGGCGCAAGTCAAGCAGGCGAAGCGGCTGGCGTTTTGA
- a CDS encoding alpha/beta fold hydrolase, whose protein sequence is MNERKTRLDVTVMDKPVVISLREWRVGRPKGQVICLHGLGVNGAEYAPMAMSLNSAGFDVLAPDWIGHGDSDYLNDPRAYDWTSYVRCLAAIVQRYHGPVTHFVGTSWGGGILLLYLLSLSVRPRSAVLVDVPVRSAPEIPLYGEKLAVLIGQSFSSVAEGNEFLAKVRPTLTRVPKEFQAYLDRERYRLQDGRFVFSFDPETVALRAGSAVWNFDHFDKLKRLSFDTMFLYGAASPLRWPAEYAAFAAKSPLITYVGDMAGGHPPMLLFEEQFGVIVDYIKTKNPAR, encoded by the coding sequence GTGAACGAGCGCAAGACACGGCTCGACGTCACGGTCATGGACAAGCCCGTGGTGATCAGCCTGCGGGAATGGCGCGTTGGACGGCCGAAAGGCCAGGTGATCTGCCTGCACGGTCTTGGCGTGAACGGCGCCGAATATGCGCCCATGGCGATGAGCCTCAACTCGGCCGGTTTCGATGTGCTGGCGCCCGACTGGATCGGCCATGGCGACAGCGATTATCTGAACGACCCCCGTGCCTATGACTGGACCTCCTATGTCAGATGTCTTGCCGCGATCGTTCAACGCTATCATGGGCCGGTGACACATTTTGTCGGAACCTCCTGGGGAGGGGGGATTCTCCTGTTATACCTGCTGTCGCTGAGCGTTCGCCCACGATCAGCGGTCCTCGTCGATGTCCCGGTCAGATCGGCGCCCGAAATACCTCTCTATGGCGAGAAGCTCGCGGTACTCATCGGTCAATCATTCTCTTCTGTGGCCGAGGGCAACGAATTCCTCGCGAAGGTGCGTCCGACACTGACGCGGGTGCCGAAAGAGTTCCAAGCCTATCTGGACCGTGAACGCTATCGCCTTCAGGACGGCCGCTTCGTCTTCAGCTTCGATCCCGAGACCGTGGCGCTGCGGGCGGGAAGTGCTGTCTGGAATTTCGATCATTTCGACAAGCTGAAGCGCCTCAGTTTCGATACGATGTTTCTCTATGGCGCCGCGAGCCCGCTTCGCTGGCCGGCGGAGTATGCGGCTTTTGCGGCCAAGTCGCCTCTTATCACCTATGTGGGCGACATGGCAGGCGGCCACCCGCCGATGCTGCTGTTCGAAGAACAGTTCGGCGTGATCGTGGATTATATCAAGACGAAGAATCCGGCGCGCTAA
- a CDS encoding CAP domain-containing protein has translation MSQTRRSVLGVLLLLPVLGTGAFSGEAGAAGDYAQYARSVLASLPGNSRARPDFEAYFDKLASSYRQSNGRKGLIASDMMREAARAQAADMMFAGKSRHTSRQGHSFGQRFDAYAQADLIYKARGENAASDRKKGPADLSKAKGLFDLWLDSSGHRRNLMKRDYEFVSTGVIQRGDELWAVQIFWSKPVPAGSNPLIIGQ, from the coding sequence ATGAGCCAGACCCGTCGTTCCGTGCTAGGTGTTTTGCTTCTTCTCCCGGTGCTGGGGACGGGGGCCTTTTCGGGCGAGGCTGGTGCAGCCGGCGATTACGCCCAATATGCCCGCTCCGTGCTGGCGAGCCTGCCCGGAAACAGCCGGGCGAGGCCCGATTTCGAGGCCTATTTCGACAAGCTCGCCTCTTCCTACCGGCAGTCCAATGGGCGCAAGGGGCTCATCGCCAGCGACATGATGCGCGAGGCGGCCCGCGCCCAGGCGGCCGACATGATGTTCGCCGGGAAATCGCGCCATACGTCGCGTCAGGGGCATTCCTTCGGCCAGCGTTTCGACGCCTATGCGCAGGCCGATCTGATCTACAAAGCGCGCGGTGAAAATGCCGCCAGCGACCGCAAGAAGGGTCCGGCCGACCTCAGCAAAGCGAAGGGCCTATTCGATCTGTGGCTCGACAGCAGCGGCCACCGGCGCAATCTGATGAAGCGGGACTATGAATTCGTGTCGACCGGCGTGATCCAGCGCGGCGACGAATTATGGGCGG
- a CDS encoding mucoidy inhibitor MuiA family protein, whose protein sequence is MRAAAAAIFLATTSLTPVFAADITALSRIDKVTVFPQGAEVTRIVDARIGKGEHTLIFDGLPAELSTETLRVEGVGGERFEIGSVDSKIVFNTSDALDETRKRIEKDIENLSDERAVLDQAIGDAEYQKTLMQQLASATLTQKPQEGATRILDAEGLSGVLDLVGTRLSSLGKDILEARSRQREIDRLTENLNKKLADLAPRNDQRMRVSVHLNAPAEAEGTFRLSYRVANAGWQPIYDARLGEMGKDGKARIELVRRADVLQWTTESWDNVALTLSTARPMGATAAPDLAPMAIEGFVEGRRENYTARGVGNVTPEAAIMAQEAPAAAPMDADVSRAVQKQANVEIAGFQALYGIDGRVTVDNTNTAKKVRISTDEIDAKLSAQAAPKLDPNAYLTAAFTLSGETPLLPGPVMLYRDGVFMGQGALPMLSPGEETKLGFGADDLIKVKRIEVKRRTAEEGLLTTSNVDERAFDITAKNLHQAAIPVTILDQMPYSTDQKITVETLSGMTPATVKDLERRRGVLAWSFDLPSQETKVIKHGYKISWPRDIKLGLNGE, encoded by the coding sequence ATGCGCGCAGCCGCAGCCGCAATTTTTCTCGCCACCACTTCGCTTACCCCGGTCTTCGCCGCCGACATCACAGCTCTCTCGCGCATCGACAAGGTCACTGTCTTCCCACAAGGGGCGGAGGTGACGCGTATCGTCGATGCGCGCATTGGTAAGGGCGAGCACACTTTGATTTTCGATGGCCTGCCCGCCGAACTTTCGACCGAGACTTTGCGCGTCGAAGGTGTAGGCGGTGAGCGGTTCGAGATCGGATCGGTCGACTCCAAGATCGTGTTCAATACGAGCGACGCGCTCGATGAGACCCGCAAGCGCATCGAGAAGGACATCGAGAACCTGAGCGACGAGCGCGCGGTGCTCGACCAGGCGATCGGCGATGCCGAATATCAGAAGACCCTGATGCAGCAGCTCGCCTCGGCGACGCTCACCCAGAAGCCGCAGGAGGGGGCTACGCGCATCCTCGATGCCGAAGGCTTGAGCGGCGTGCTCGATCTCGTCGGAACCAGGCTGTCGAGCCTCGGCAAGGACATTCTCGAGGCACGCAGCCGGCAGCGCGAGATCGATCGCCTCACCGAGAACCTCAACAAGAAGCTCGCCGATCTTGCGCCACGCAATGATCAGCGCATGCGGGTGAGCGTACATCTCAACGCTCCCGCCGAGGCTGAAGGCACTTTCCGCCTGAGCTATCGTGTGGCGAATGCCGGCTGGCAGCCGATCTATGATGCCCGCCTCGGCGAGATGGGCAAGGACGGCAAGGCCCGGATCGAGCTCGTGCGGCGCGCCGATGTGCTGCAGTGGACAACGGAGAGCTGGGACAATGTGGCGCTCACTTTGTCGACGGCACGTCCGATGGGCGCCACCGCCGCGCCCGATCTGGCGCCAATGGCCATTGAGGGCTTCGTCGAAGGACGGCGCGAAAACTACACCGCGCGCGGAGTCGGTAATGTAACCCCCGAGGCCGCCATCATGGCTCAGGAGGCTCCCGCGGCCGCCCCCATGGATGCGGATGTGAGCCGGGCGGTGCAAAAGCAGGCCAATGTCGAGATCGCCGGCTTCCAGGCGCTCTATGGCATCGATGGCCGGGTCACGGTCGACAATACCAACACGGCCAAGAAGGTGCGCATTTCGACCGACGAGATCGATGCCAAATTGTCGGCCCAGGCGGCGCCAAAGCTCGATCCCAATGCCTATCTCACCGCCGCCTTCACGCTCTCAGGCGAGACGCCGCTGCTGCCGGGCCCGGTGATGCTCTATCGCGACGGCGTTTTCATGGGGCAGGGGGCGCTGCCGATGCTCTCACCCGGCGAGGAGACGAAGCTCGGCTTCGGCGCCGACGATCTCATCAAGGTGAAGCGCATCGAGGTGAAGCGGCGCACCGCGGAGGAAGGATTGCTCACGACCTCGAATGTCGATGAGCGCGCCTTCGATATTACAGCCAAGAACCTGCACCAGGCTGCGATTCCGGTCACCATTCTCGACCAGATGCCCTATTCGACCGACCAGAAGATCACCGTCGAGACGCTATCCGGCATGACGCCGGCGACGGTGAAGGATTTGGAGCGCCGGCGCGGTGTCCTGGCCTGGAGCTTCGACCTGCCGAGCCAGGAGACCAAGGTGATCAAACACGGCTACAAGATCAGCTGGCCGCGCGACATCAAGCTCGGCTTGAATGGAGAGTGA
- a CDS encoding porin family protein, whose product MNSFKLVLLASAMTAGLAVAAHAADVTPPEPETTTPDQYQAMGFYLRGDLGWSFLDWGDDDNAFAVGGGVGYQFNDYLRSDVRVDWSGDYSVGDGADANLTTVLGNMYFDWRNDTAFTPYVGAGAGWGWLGGDESDDGFTYALMAGVSVDMSQSIALDFGYRYRELMLDGENPADHSALAGIRFKF is encoded by the coding sequence ATGAATTCTTTCAAGCTCGTTTTGCTGGCTTCCGCGATGACGGCGGGTCTCGCCGTCGCCGCGCATGCCGCCGATGTGACGCCGCCGGAACCGGAGACGACCACGCCGGATCAGTATCAGGCGATGGGCTTCTATCTGCGCGGCGATCTCGGCTGGTCGTTCCTCGACTGGGGTGACGACGACAACGCCTTCGCGGTCGGCGGTGGTGTCGGCTATCAGTTCAATGATTATCTGCGTTCAGACGTTCGCGTCGACTGGTCGGGTGACTACAGCGTCGGCGATGGCGCCGATGCCAATCTGACGACCGTGCTCGGCAACATGTATTTCGACTGGCGCAACGATACCGCCTTCACGCCCTATGTCGGCGCCGGTGCCGGCTGGGGCTGGCTCGGCGGCGACGAGAGCGATGATGGCTTCACCTATGCCCTTATGGCCGGTGTGTCCGTCGACATGTCGCAGAGCATCGCGCTCGACTTCGGCTATCGCTATCGCGAGCTGATGCTCGACGGCGAGAATCCGGCCGATCACTCGGCGCTCGCGGGTATCCGCTTCAAGTTCTGA
- a CDS encoding outer membrane protein, which produces MRKIFVVTAGLGFVFAGAAHAADPDFASGYDWTGLYLGVHGGYADADWDGTTVYDPGTGPMPELWNDPDQTIGGDGWLGGAQVGFNKQFGNIVVGLEADYSFADVDGEDDFRMIDPAAPNWNVKAKLDELGTVRARVGFALDNVLFYGTGGLAYGKTEADLKVAHPEAPDTLTARGSAEEDHIGWTAGAGVEWGFASNFSLGAEWLYIDLGDADYRLAGTNTVDPGNPIPHTTDSFPADLTMNVFRAKINYRF; this is translated from the coding sequence ATGCGTAAGATTTTTGTAGTGACGGCTGGATTGGGTTTTGTGTTTGCGGGAGCGGCACACGCCGCTGACCCTGATTTCGCCTCAGGATATGACTGGACTGGTCTCTATCTTGGCGTGCATGGCGGCTATGCCGACGCCGATTGGGATGGAACGACCGTCTATGATCCGGGCACTGGCCCGATGCCTGAGCTGTGGAACGATCCCGATCAGACCATCGGTGGGGACGGCTGGCTCGGCGGCGCGCAGGTCGGCTTCAACAAGCAGTTCGGCAACATCGTCGTCGGCCTGGAAGCCGACTATTCCTTCGCCGATGTCGACGGCGAGGACGATTTCAGGATGATCGACCCTGCCGCCCCCAACTGGAACGTCAAGGCCAAGCTCGATGAACTCGGCACTGTCCGCGCCAGGGTCGGCTTCGCCCTCGACAACGTTCTGTTCTACGGCACTGGCGGCCTCGCCTACGGCAAGACCGAGGCCGATCTGAAGGTCGCCCACCCTGAAGCGCCAGACACCCTCACTGCGCGCGGTTCGGCCGAGGAAGACCATATCGGCTGGACAGCCGGTGCCGGCGTCGAATGGGGTTTTGCCTCTAATTTCAGCCTCGGCGCGGAGTGGCTCTATATCGATCTCGGAGACGCGGATTACCGGCTTGCCGGCACGAACACTGTCGATCCGGGCAATCCCATCCCGCATACGACCGACAGCTTCCCGGCCGACCTGACCATGAATGTGTTCAGGGCGAAGATCAATTATCGCTTCTAG
- the ftsH gene encoding ATP-dependent zinc metalloprotease FtsH yields the protein MDKKQQFNLWYVALAFAGILLLQGWWQTYRTVEPLAYSDYLALLKKGEITEVTVSQNTIEGKFKTPQNGKEFFTTTRVEPDIANDLAQNNVKFSGQVSDGFLSTLLSWIVPVLFFFALYMFFFRRIIDKQGLGGMMNVGKSKAKVYVETDTGVTFADVAGVDEAEAELVEIVSFLKDKEKYERLGATIPRGILLVGPPGTGKTLIARAVAGEAKVPFFSISGSEFVEMFVGVGAARVRDLFEQARKAAPCIIFIDELDALGKARSGPNFGGNDEKEQTLNQLLTELDGFDPREGIVLLAATNRPEILDPALLRAGRFDRQVVVDRPDKSGRVEILKMHMKKIKADKDVDLEQLAQLTTGFAGADLANLINEAAIFATRRGAPSVTMADFLAAFERLVAGSEKKSRVLNPQDKKRVAYHEMGHALAAATLPGADPVQKISIIPRSIGALGYTMQRPTEDKFLITMQELKNRMVVLMAGRAAEELIFKEISTGAADDITRATDIARQIVTRFGMVKELGQAVFERQGSSYLADNVVGVRQKDYSDETAQKIDLAVKKLIDEAYARAKKILTTRAKDLEAGTQILLEKETITPEDFKALLPVKAAAE from the coding sequence ATGGACAAGAAGCAGCAGTTCAATCTGTGGTACGTGGCGCTCGCCTTCGCGGGAATTCTCCTCCTCCAGGGCTGGTGGCAGACCTATCGCACTGTCGAGCCGCTCGCCTATTCGGACTATCTGGCGCTGCTCAAGAAGGGCGAGATCACCGAAGTCACGGTCAGCCAGAACACGATCGAAGGCAAGTTCAAGACACCGCAGAACGGCAAGGAGTTCTTCACCACCACGAGGGTCGAGCCCGACATCGCCAACGACCTCGCGCAGAACAATGTGAAGTTCTCCGGCCAGGTGAGCGACGGCTTCCTGTCCACGCTGCTCTCCTGGATCGTGCCGGTGCTGTTCTTCTTCGCTCTCTACATGTTCTTCTTCCGCCGCATCATCGACAAGCAGGGGCTGGGCGGCATGATGAATGTCGGCAAGTCCAAGGCCAAGGTCTATGTCGAGACAGATACCGGCGTCACCTTCGCCGATGTGGCGGGTGTCGACGAGGCGGAGGCCGAACTCGTCGAGATCGTCTCCTTTCTCAAGGACAAAGAGAAATATGAGCGCCTCGGCGCCACCATCCCGCGCGGCATATTGCTGGTGGGCCCGCCCGGCACCGGCAAGACGCTGATCGCCAGGGCTGTGGCGGGTGAGGCGAAAGTGCCGTTCTTCTCGATCTCGGGCTCGGAATTCGTCGAGATGTTCGTCGGCGTTGGTGCTGCCCGCGTGCGCGATCTCTTCGAGCAGGCGCGCAAGGCCGCACCCTGCATCATCTTCATCGACGAGCTCGACGCGCTCGGCAAAGCGCGCTCAGGTCCCAACTTCGGCGGCAATGACGAGAAGGAGCAGACGCTCAACCAGCTCCTCACCGAGCTCGACGGCTTCGATCCGAGAGAAGGCATCGTGCTGCTGGCCGCCACCAACCGTCCGGAGATCCTCGATCCGGCATTGCTGCGCGCTGGGCGCTTCGACCGGCAGGTGGTTGTAGACCGGCCCGACAAATCTGGCCGCGTCGAGATTCTCAAAATGCATATGAAGAAGATCAAGGCCGACAAGGATGTCGATCTCGAGCAGCTGGCGCAACTGACCACCGGCTTCGCCGGTGCCGATCTCGCCAATCTCATCAATGAGGCGGCGATCTTCGCGACCAGGCGCGGCGCCCCGAGCGTCACCATGGCGGATTTCCTCGCCGCCTTCGAGCGCCTCGTCGCCGGCAGCGAGAAGAAAAGCCGCGTGCTCAATCCGCAAGACAAGAAGCGCGTCGCCTATCACGAAATGGGCCATGCGCTGGCGGCCGCGACCCTTCCGGGGGCGGACCCGGTGCAGAAGATCTCCATCATCCCGCGCTCGATCGGGGCGCTCGGCTATACGATGCAGCGTCCGACCGAGGACAAGTTTCTGATCACGATGCAGGAGTTGAAGAACCGCATGGTGGTGCTGATGGCGGGGCGCGCGGCAGAGGAGCTGATCTTCAAGGAAATCTCGACCGGCGCCGCCGACGATATCACGCGTGCCACCGACATAGCGCGCCAGATCGTGACGCGCTTCGGCATGGTGAAGGAGCTTGGCCAAGCGGTGTTCGAGCGCCAGGGCTCAAGTTATCTCGCCGACAATGTGGTGGGTGTGCGCCAGAAGGATTACTCGGACGAAACGGCGCAGAAGATCGACCTCGCGGTCAAGAAACTGATCGATGAGGCCTATGCGCGGGCCAAGAAGATCCTGACGACACGGGCCAAGGACCTGGAGGCGGGCACACAGATCCTGCTCGAAAAGGAAACGATCACGCCCGAGGATTTCAAGGCACTGCTGCCGGTGAAGGCGGCCGCCGAATAG
- a CDS encoding adenylosuccinate synthase, with the protein MANVAVVGAQWGDEGKGKIVDWLSERADIVVRFQGGHNAGHTLVIDGVTYKLSLLPSGIVRKGKLSVIGNGVVIDPWALAAEIDKLQGQGVTVTRDNLRIAGNATLILPLHRELDQMREAAAGEGKIGTTGRGIGPAYEDKVGRRSIRVHDLANLATLGPKIERLLTHHNALRRGLGQPEIRADELASQLAEVAPKLLSYSDAVWHLLDEARRDGKRILFEGAQGILLDIDHGTYPYVTSSNTVAGQASAGSGMGPSSIGYVLGIAKAYTTRVGSGPFPTEQQNEIGELIGQRGREFGTVTGRKRRCGWFDAVLVRQTITVSGIHGIALTKLDVLDGLEEIKVCVAYELDGKRIDRLPAAEEAQKNVVPVYETLEGWQETTAGARSWADLPAQAIKYVKYLEELIGCPVALLSTSPERDDTILMKDPFED; encoded by the coding sequence ATGGCGAATGTCGCGGTAGTGGGCGCCCAATGGGGCGATGAGGGCAAGGGCAAGATCGTCGACTGGCTGTCGGAGCGCGCCGATATCGTGGTGCGCTTCCAGGGCGGTCACAATGCCGGCCATACGCTTGTCATCGACGGCGTAACCTACAAGCTTTCGCTGCTCCCCTCCGGCATTGTGCGCAAGGGCAAGCTTTCGGTCATCGGCAATGGCGTCGTCATCGATCCCTGGGCGCTCGCCGCCGAGATCGACAAGCTCCAGGGCCAGGGGGTGACGGTCACCCGCGACAACCTGCGGATTGCCGGAAATGCGACGCTCATCCTGCCGTTGCATCGCGAACTCGACCAGATGCGCGAGGCGGCGGCGGGCGAAGGCAAGATCGGCACGACCGGGCGCGGCATCGGCCCCGCTTATGAGGACAAGGTCGGCCGGCGCTCCATCCGCGTGCATGATCTCGCCAATCTGGCGACGCTGGGGCCCAAGATCGAGCGCCTGCTCACCCACCATAATGCGTTGCGGCGCGGCCTCGGCCAGCCGGAAATCAGGGCCGATGAGCTCGCGAGCCAACTCGCCGAAGTGGCGCCCAAGCTCCTCAGCTATTCCGACGCGGTCTGGCACCTGCTCGACGAGGCGCGGCGCGACGGCAAGCGCATCCTGTTCGAAGGCGCGCAAGGCATCCTGCTCGACATCGATCACGGCACCTATCCTTATGTGACATCCTCCAACACGGTGGCGGGCCAGGCCTCGGCCGGCTCCGGCATGGGGCCATCCTCGATCGGCTATGTGCTCGGCATCGCCAAGGCCTATACGACGCGCGTCGGCTCGGGGCCGTTTCCGACCGAACAGCAGAACGAGATCGGCGAGCTCATCGGCCAGCGCGGCCGCGAATTCGGCACGGTGACGGGGCGCAAGCGCCGCTGCGGCTGGTTCGACGCGGTGCTGGTCAGGCAGACGATCACGGTCTCCGGCATCCATGGCATAGCACTCACCAAGCTCGACGTTCTGGACGGGCTGGAGGAGATCAAGGTCTGTGTCGCCTATGAGCTCGACGGCAAGCGCATCGACCGCCTGCCGGCCGCCGAAGAGGCGCAGAAGAATGTCGTGCCGGTCTATGAGACGCTCGAAGGCTGGCAAGAGACGACGGCAGGGGCGCGTTCCTGGGCCGATCTGCCGGCGCAGGCGATCAAATATGTGAAGTATCTCGAAGAGCTGATCGGCTGCCCGGTGGCGCTGCTCTCGACGTCGCCTGAACGCGACGACACGATCCTGATGAAGGACCCGTTCGAGGACTGA